One genomic segment of Panicum virgatum strain AP13 chromosome 2N, P.virgatum_v5, whole genome shotgun sequence includes these proteins:
- the LOC120661148 gene encoding 60S ribosomal protein L32-1-like, whose amino-acid sequence MVVPLLTQKIVKKRVKQFKRPHLDRYKCLKPSWRRPKGIDSRVRRKFKGCTLMPNIGYGSDKKTRHYLPNKFKKFVVHNVSELEVLMMHNRTYCAEIAHNVSTRKRKEIVERAAQLDIVVTNKLARLRSQEDE is encoded by the exons ATGGTGGTGCCGCTGCTGACGCAGAAGATCGTGAAGAAGCGGGTCAAGCAGTTCAAGAGGCCCCACCTCGACCGCTACAAGTGCCTCAAG CCAAGCTGGCGCAGGCCTAAGGGTATTGACTCCCGTGTCAGGCGGAAGTTCAAGGGATGCACCTTGATGCCCAACATTGGATACGGCTCTGACAAGAAGACCAGGCACTACCTTCCCAACAAGTTCAAGAAGTTTGTTGTACACAATGTCTCCGAGCTTGAGGTGCTTATGATGCACAAcag GACGTACTGTGCTGAGATTGCCCACAACGTCTCCACCCGCAAGCGCAAGGAGATTGTCGAGCGCGCTGCGCAGCTGGACATCGTGGTCACCAACAAGCTTGCCAGGCTCCGCAGCCAGGAGGACGAGTGA